A genomic region of Dermacentor andersoni chromosome 9, qqDerAnde1_hic_scaffold, whole genome shotgun sequence contains the following coding sequences:
- the LOC126529726 gene encoding uncharacterized protein, whose product MADRSVVTVWQWNCRGFRPKRNHLLLHLQQLGPSVSPDVIVLQETHATISLSGYVAHNQVAHHPLPHPVTAILTRRTLTVNRADLPFPTVYHVFIEVLPQRREDPSLFILNVYTLPRVTKHLSLVALLRAAAARAAKSPLLVLGDFNVRHPDWGYSKADGPGTRLWQLAHDLHLSLLTDPTQPTRIGNSVCRDISSLGSDHCVLAIQARTSPCKPRPHATRYTDWDALRARRLHSAAPDIEDISMWTDQLLADLDGVTTSIPTTEDHPAIDSRLAHLLAARTSLTNRWHKQRHNRRLRRRIAYLDREIEHHTTVLARQQWEQLCSGISGQLGCKQSWHLRHLLDPASAKSVARQQLQRVVRAYPGDTPSLIADLAAKYLQLPPPGTSSPPLASYSGAPNPELDADITEAEVYAALHKLRTTSAPGPDRIPNKFLRNLDAPSVVALTSFLNECWRSGNLPQSWKHARVAFMPKPDAHHLLPHIMIGFCPHLSTQDVLLQLHHDLLNPPTVSDTKALLSLDLHKAFDNVSHLVILTELATINPGSRTYHYIRSFLAARTAEIIVGDLSSTTYALGSRVTPQGTVLSLSLFNLALRSLPDKLDRIPDLKHTLYADDATLWVTSGSDGHIEQTLQRATDVVTSHVHTAGLACSAAKSALLLMRPPYRRHHKTPHPTITIHANSTPVPVVSHLRVLGLIVQSNRHNAYTIDQLSLSV is encoded by the exons ATGGCTGACCGCTCTGTCGTCaccgtttggcagtggaactgccgtggttttCGCCCCAAGCGTAACCACCTCCTTCTACACCTTCAACAACTGGGTCCCTCGGTCTCTCCTGACGTCATCGTACTACAGGAGACTCACGCCACCATTTCCCTCTCGGGTTACGTCGCCCACAACCAAGTAGCTCATCACCCTCTGCCCCATCCCGTCACGGCCATCCTCACTCGGCGGACGCTCACGGTCAATCGAGCCGATCTGCCCTTCCCTACGGTCTACCATGTCTTTATCGAGGTCCTACCTCAGCGACGTGAAGACCCCTCTCTTTTTATTCTTAATGTTTACACCCTCCCACGCGTCACCAAACACTTGTCGCTCGTTGCTCTGCTCCGtgccgctgcagcgagagcagccAAATCCCCCCTCCTCGTTCTCGGTGACTTCAACGTCAGGCATCCGGACTGGGGTTACTCCAAGGCCGATGGCCCCGGCAcgaggctgtggcagctcgcaCACGACCTCCACCTCTCCCTGCTCACCGACCCCACGCAacccacgcgcatcggcaacagcGTGTGCCGCGACATCTCC tccctcggcagcgaccactgcgTCCTCGCCATCCAAGCCCGTACCTCCCCGTGCAAGCCGCGCCCACACGCGACCCGCTATACGGATTGGGATGCGTTGCGAGCCCGCCGGCTGCACTCTGCCGCCCCCGACATCGAGGACATTTCGATGTGGACCGACCAGCTACTGGCGGACCTCGACGGGGTCACCACCTCGATCCCCACCACGGAGGACCATCCGGCAATTGACTCCCGCCTCGCCCATCTGTTAGCCGCTCGCACGAGCCTCACCAACCGTTGGCACAAGCAACGTCACAACCGTCGCCTGCGCCGCCGCATCGCATACCTCGATCGCGAGATCGAGCATCACACAACTGTGCTCGCCCGCCAACAGTGGGAGCAGCTTTGCTCAGGGATCTCCGGTCAGTTGGGCTGCAAGCAATCCTGGCATCTCCGCCACCTCCTCGACCCTGCTTCCGCCAAGTCAGTCGCTCGGCAACAATTACAACGCGTTGTCCGGGCCTACCCCGGCGACACACCGTCGCTAATAGCAGACCTGGCCGCCAAATACCTCCAGCTGCCACCCCCTGGCACCTCTTCTCCCCCTCTCGCGTCCTACTCCGGGGCCCCCAACCCCGAACTAGATGCCGATATCACGGAAGCTGAAGTCTACGCGGCGCTACACAAGCTTCGCACCACCTCCGCCCCCGGTCCAGATCGCATTCCCAACAAATTTCTCCGAAATCTTGATGCCCCTTCGGTCGTTGCCCTCACTTCGTTCCTGAATGAGTGCTGGCGCTCCGGCAACCTCCCCCAGTCGTGGAAACACGCTCGCGTGGCTTTCATGCCGAAGCCGG ACGCTCACCACCTCCTTCCCCACATCATGATTGGTTTCTGCCCCCACCTCTCCACACAAGACGTCCTCTTGCAACTCCACCACGACCTTCTCAATCCGCCCACCGTCTCGGACACTAAGGCTCTCCTTAGCCTCGACCTTCACAAGGCGTTCGACAACGTCTCCCATTTGGTTATTCTTACCGAACTCGCCACCATCAACCCCGGCTCTCGCACCTACCACTACATTCGCTCCTTCCTCGCGGCCCGCACGGCCGAAATCATCGTGGGAGATCTCTCGTCCACCACGTATGCGCTTGGATCTCGTGTTACCCCTCAGGGCACCGTCTTGTCGCTTTCTCTTTTTAATCTCGCCCTTCGCTCACTTCCCGACAAGCTCGACCGTATCCCCGATCTCAAACACACCCTGTACGCGGACGACGCAACTCTTTGGGTCACGTCTGGCTCCGACGGGCACATTGAGCAGACGTTGCAACGCGCAACTGACGTCGTCACAAGTCACGTGCACACGGCCGGTCTCGCTTGCTCGGCGGCCAAATCGGCCCTCCTCCTCATGCGGCCCCCCTACCGGCGTCACCACAAGACGCCTCACCCCACCATCACGATTCACGCCAATTCCACTCCCGTTCCCGTCGTCTCGCATCTCCGGGTGCTCGGGCTGATAGTACAGTCAAACCGCCATAATGCTTACACCATCGACCAGCTCTCGCTTTCGGTTTAG